Genomic window (Salvelinus namaycush isolate Seneca unplaced genomic scaffold, SaNama_1.0 Scaffold1779, whole genome shotgun sequence):
acacacatcacagttacacactgaacctaacacacatcaccgttacacactgaacctaacacacatcaccgttacacacatcaccgttacacactgaacctaacacacatcacctaacacacatcaccgttacacacatcaccgttacacacatcaccgttacacactgaaccgaacacacatcaccgttacacactgaacctaacacacatcaccgttacacactgaacctaacacacatcaccgttacacactgaacctaacacacatcaccgctacacactgaacctaacacacatcaccgttacacactgaacctaacacacatcaccgctacacactgaacctaacacacatcaccgttacacactgaacctaacacacatcaccgttacacacatcaccgaacacacatcaccgttacacactgaacctaacacacatcaccgctacacacatcaccgttacacacatcaccgttacacacatcaccgttacacactgaacctaacacacatcaccgttacacactgaacctaacacacatcaccgttacacactgaacctaacacacatcaccgttacacactgaacctaacacatcaccgaacacacatcaccgttacacactgaacctaacacacatcaccgttacacacatcaccgttacacactgaacctaacacacatcaccgttacacacatcaccgttacacactgaacctaacacacatcaccgttacacactgaacctaacacacatcaccgaacacacatcaccgttacacactgaaccgTTACACACATCACCGCTACACACTGaaccgttacacactgaaccgTTACACACATCACCGCTACACACagaacctaacacacatcaccgttacacacatcaccgttacacacatcaccgttacacacatcaccgttacacacatcaccgttacacactgaacctaacacacatcaccgttacacacatcaccgttacacacatcaccttacacacatcaccgttacacacatcaccgttacacactgaacctaacacacatcaccgttacacactgaacctaacacacatcaccgttacacactgaacctaacacacatcaccgttacacactgaacctaacacacatcaccgaacacacatcaccgttacacactgaacctaacacacatcaccgttacacactgaaccgTTACACACATCACCGCTACACACTGAACcgttacacacatcaccgttacacactgaacctaacacacatcaccgaacacacatcaccgttacacacatcaccgttacacactgaacctaacacacatcaccgttacacacatcaccgttacacacatcaccgttacacacatcaccgttacacacatcaccgttacacacatcacctaacacacatcaccgttacacactgaacctaacacacatcaccgctacacactgaacctaacacacatcaccgaacacacatcaccgttacacactgaacctaacacacatcaccgttacacactgaacctaacacacatcaccgttacacactgaaccgttacacactgaaccgttacacacatcaccgctacacactgaacctaacacacatcaccgcTACACACagaacctaacacacatcaccgttacacactgaacctaacacacatcaccgttacacactgaacctaacacacatcaccgttacacacatcaccgttacacactgaacctaacacacatcaccgttacacacatcaccgttacacactgaaccgtaacacacatcaccgttacacactgaacctaacacacatcaccgttacacacatcaccgttacacacatcaccgttacacacatcaccgttacacacatcaccgttacacactgaacctaacacacatcaccgctacacactgaacctaacacacatcaccgttacacactgaacctaacacacatcaccgttacacactgaacctaacacacatcaccgttacacactgaacctaacacacatcaccgaACACACATCACCTAACACACATcacctaacacacatcaccgaACACACATCACcgaacacacatcaccgttacacactgaacctaacacacatcaccgttacacactgaacctaacacacatcaccgttacacacatcaccgttacacacatcaccgaacacacatcaccgttacacactgaacctaacacacatcaccgttacacactgaacctaacacacatcaccgaacacacatcaccgttacacactgaacctaacacacatcaccgttacacactgaacctaacacacatcaccgttacacactgaacctaacacacatcaccgttacacactgaacctaacacacatcaccgttacacactgaacctaacacacatcaccgttacacactgaacctaacacacatcaccgttacacactgaacctaacacacatcaccgttacacactgaacctaacaccCCTGTTGCTTGTGTGTATTGTCTGTGTCTATACAGGTGTGAATGAGTTTGTACAGTATCTggttgtgtgtgtatctgtgtacaCGTGCATGGCGGACTAGCCTCACTTGGCCATGTCTCGTGACAGCTGCATGAAGTGCTCTCCGTCACTAGGGGGCAGTAGGTTGAGGATACGGCGGTACCCGTCCATGGACTGCTTGTGTTCCCCCACCTGCTCATACAGGCTGCAACGTTCCCATAGGTAGCGCACATTACTGGGGTCATACTTAatggctgagagagagggagggagacacagacagacagacagacagacagacagacagacagacagacagacagacagacgaagaAACAGGGATAGAGAAATGTGTTAGGAGACAGTTATTTCAGTGAGGTTGCCATTGATTGATTGAAATTCTTAGATAATTAAAATGAGTAGCTCAAGCCGGAGACAACATTAGTTGGCCATCAGTATCAActagcagtaactagcagtaaaTCAATCAAATAAATAACATATTTTAGCAGTTTGAGGTCAGCGGTCAGAGGGccggggttagaggtcaggggtcacctCACCTTTGGTGTAGCAGATGATGGCCTGCCTGATGTTGTCCTGCTCCAGAGACATGTCGGCCAGCTTGACCCACTCCTCACAGTCGCTGGGGTTGAGATGGGCAGCGATCAGGCCAAACTGTAGAGACTTCTCCATGTCCCCCTGGTCTTCATAGATCATAGCCAGGGTGGAGAAGGGCTCGTAGGCCAGGGGGGCTGGTGGGAGAACGGTGAATAGAAGGGTTAGGTGGGATTCAATTTTAGTCAGCGTTTAACAGGAAGGCCTGCCTCATTGACACTTCCtggttaatatatatatttttaaagacaACTTTGATGAATTCAGATCagtcagtaatgctgcattcatgaCAAGTCGGAAACTCTGAACCTTCCAGTTAAAATTAACATAAGCTATTTGGGTAGAGCTACCTATTGGATGATTCTGATACTTTCCAAGTGGGAAATTCAAATATCATCTTTCTCAGAGTTTTCAGTTTCCTAGTTACAGCATGTCCTGAATGCAACATAAGTCTTTACAATGACTTTTGTGAATTGAGATGTCTACTACAGCAGTGTCTAGTGACAAAGAAATGCCCTGTCTCTTCCTTAGTCTGTTCCTCCTCTGTCCTGGAATACTACCCATCCTGTCTGATGATCTCCTCTGTCCTGGAACACTACCCATCCTGTCTGATGAGCTCCTCTGTCCTGGAACACTACCCATCCTGTCTGATGATCTCCTCTGTCCTGGAACACTACCCATCCTGTCTGATGATCTCCTCTGTCCTGAACACTACCTACCCTGTCTGATGATCTCCATACACATCAGGACGGCGTCCTCCTTGTCTCCGCGGGCGTAACGGATGTTGGCTTCTCCCATGAGGCCCCTTAGGGCCCGGGGCAGCTTGCTGCGGTTACGTCTCTCCTGAACAGTACACAATCACCATCAATAGTCCCATGTCAACAAACACTGCAGCATGACCAAGTGTAACAGAGGTGGTTCAGTGAACCAGGCTCAAATGGTGACTAGACTAACTTTGCCTGAGACTAGCCATAATTCAACTAGTATCGCATACACAACACCTCTATCGTCAAACTATGGCTAACATTGCGTTAGCTCCCTGATCTAATGTCAAGGCTCAGAGGGCTAACAGTCTTGTGAACCCTGTTAGAATGACGACCGCCCTTTATCTCATTTTCACCTTCATCATCTTCTTGTTCTCTCGGTTAAGCTCCATTTCCAGAGCAAAGACATCCCCAGCTGAGGGGACTTCCTCATCTCCTTTAACTTcaaccttcctctcctcctctgaatcctcctcttcctcctcctcttcttcataaTCGTCATCGttgtcttcatcctcctcctcctcctcttcctcagtcTGTTCAGTCTCTGTTCCTTCCCCCATCATCGAGGCAAAGGCCTCCTGGACAGAGGGGCTGACACCTTCCTCAGGATCCGCTGGCAAGGACAGAAGAGGTGGATAGTTGGCATAAAGCAATGACTTGACTGGAATTGCGTAAGAAGACATGAAGagtgcctaggctttagctcagcgggcTAATATACGATTGTGGGAAGCAGAAGATCCGTGTTCCGAACCCAAGCAGTCACACATGACTGAACAAGTGGAGACACACACCTGCGGGCCGTTTTTTGGAACATTTTCTCGGACTGCGGCCGTGGGAAGTGCTGGGGAGAGTGTCATCTGGTCCAATCTCTTCATCTTCCTCTAAACGTCCTTTGTTCGATACCTGAGAGAAGAGATCCGAGATGAGCTGCTTTCAACACAGGCATTTGTGAAAGGCGTTCCAGTAGCACATATTATATCATTGCGAGCTCCAAAACTTGTACACAAGCTTGATCTTTTCAACGTTAATACAGCATGCAGAGTGGATGTCCCACTTACCTTCAATTTAgcttttctttcctctctccgTATTTCAAAGTCCTCGAATGAAATCCTTCCCTCCAGGTAGTCAATGAGCTCTGAGCTGAACCCCGACATCTCACCGACTAACTAAAACGATTTTTGGTGTTTAAATACACGTAAAACAATTATGATAATTCTCATTGTAAACATTTCATTTTGACAACACGAGTGGCACTGGCGACTGTTAATGACGTATTTCAAAACGACGGCAGTTCTTCTTCGACGCTTCGAAAGGTAGATTTGTAAATCGTTACACACCGCCACCTATCGATTAATGCATGAACCACAAAAATACTCatagacaaagagagacaaatacacacataaaGTATCTGATAAAGATAATAAATTGGTATATTATTCTTTGATGATTTTGGTATGAATCATTGGGAGTAAATTCGTTTTTGGTTCTTGTTGTGTTCAGACAATTCCTATTCCAGAACGTCAGGTGGCGCTGTTCTATACCATATCGTTAGAGAAATCCCAGCCCGTTCGCTTCTTCCATCGTCACCGATGTTATGGCGGACTACAACAAGCACAGCAGCAAGCGGCTCTCCGATGATGGAGGTGATACTAGTACATCTTTAGGGGCAATGTATCGCTGTCTTGTCGAAATAAGACTAGAAGTATAACGTTACATCGACCACCTGTAACTAATACAATATTCCCATGCTCATCGTGTCCGCTTGTGAACGGAGCTTCGGCCTGTCCCCattcagctagctagatagcaGCCATTGATGTAACGTTAGCAGGCTTCCGATGTAACTAGATAGCTAGCTGgttttattagctagctagctttacaCGAGATCGCTAGGTTAGCCATTGCAGCTGTTTATGTATGATGGAGCAATGTTTACGATTGtttttcaaatacttttttcGGTAAACACAACTAATATGGGCTTCACTTGGCATGCAGCCAGTTTCACAAGAAGACACATTTAGCTACCTAAGACAGATAAATGCATAGGATGCAACGTGCGTTGAACGTTACAAATCTGTAACATGATATGAAATAAACTATAGGCTATGCATGCACATATGCTATGTGTCAAATTGCAATAGTGTTAAAATAACTAGCTAGGTTTATGACCTAAAGACCGAGCATAACCGCGACAGTAGTGGGAGGTCCTTTAGCACACCAACTTCCAAACAGGTGaacccatagaattaggaattcctttaataggatctctatgggttCACCCACCTACCGGTAACTCGGCAACCACTCCCAGGTAACAGTAGCTCATCCTTGGTTTCCCAGGCAACAGTTGCTCACCTTGGTAAGTTGTTTCGCCTCCAGCAGGACCGGAGGAGAAGGAAGCCAGTGTGAAAACTAAGACTGTCTCTTCCAGCACTGGAGGAGGGGGGAAACGCTCGGCCCAGGAGGTCAGCCCTGGCCCGGGGAAGGAGTCCACCTCGAGCCACCCGGTACCCCCAGCCCCCAAAGTCTCCAAGATAGGGTTTGGTCTGATCAGCCAGCCTATAAAGAAGCCTGCGCCCATCTCCATCAAGCTGGGTGCTAGTGTGAGTACCATTAGgggggggttagtgtgtgtgtgagtgacatcTATCTCAGTGTGTGTGGTTGACAGACGTGTGTATCTCTCCATTTTAGAAACCCAAAGAGCCTGTACCTGTACCTGCCAAGAAACCAGCTCTGGCCTCGGTTTTCAATGTCGACTCTGATGATGTGAgttaaggcgtcagcatgcttcattTCGGCTGGCGCCAAACCTGGCTAGCCGAACCCAACGAGTGTgcttgcatactcccttaaaagaacGTTGCTGGAAAAATGAGAAAAAAGctgcaatagtactgtttgtccattttgagacaccgtagccagtatacgcttcctcaaaatagtcagaataaataaaaaaaagaactCAAGAAATGTAATTAGTTTAGACGTTTTTGCTGAGGAGATCTTAGTCGTAAGTTTACATCTAAGATGTTTCTTGCAATATTTTTCAAAGAAAAGTTCTCTCATTGAATGACAAAGACTTTAcagaagaatccctactgttgaccaatcagagACGAAGGGGCGTACACTTCCGCTCCGAACTTCGGCTTGCCTCTAGAAAAAAATGTTGTGCACCTGCACACCTGAAGAACCCTTCACCGAaatccaaaacaaacaaaaatgtcaCAAAATGGCATCacaatatatgcacaaactgttttggctgggaagcatgcggacgccttcatacacacacacaccacacgatATCCCAATAGATTAGTAGGTTGTGCAAACAAACTGTCATATGCTGTGAAACATCAATGCTAGTGGCTGTGCTCTAAGCACAGAGCTGTACTAACAGCTGTTTCCTGCTCTGACAGAGTGAAGAGGAGATGCCTGCAGAAGCCAAGATGAGGATGAAGAACATTGGCAGGTAAGAAGCACAACGGTTGAATTATCTCAAAATGTGTTTACAATATCTCGCAAATTTGATCTGAAATTCCAGGTTTTCTGACATAATACTCTATTCATAAATCATTTAAATGTAATGTACCTATTCCTAGATCCTTGTCAAGTATTCTACCTAGTGTGCGTCtctgaaatggcatcctattgcCTATTAGTTAACTAATATTGACCACTTTGGAGAgagctctggccaaaagtagggcactatatagggaataggttacaATTTTGGGTGTATTTGAACCAGGCGTGATGACCACGTGTTTGCATGGGTCATTTGAGCGTGGACCTACGACTAAGCAATGTGATGTTTTCATTTTGGTCAACGCACCAGTTCTGACCGCAGGGGTTTCAAGAACCTTTAGGTCCACTAGCACACATAACTCTCTATGTTCACCACAGGGAGACGCCCACGTCAGCAGGCCCCAACTCCTTCAACAAGGGGAAGCAGGGATTCTCCGACCACCAGAAGCTCTGGGAGAGGAAGCTCAAGTCTCAGACGGACACTGACCAATAGGGCTCCACCTCATTGGTTATTAGTCACAGTAG
Coding sequences:
- the LOC120037619 gene encoding PEST proteolytic signal-containing nuclear protein-like isoform X1 encodes the protein MADYNKHSSKRLSDDGAGPEEKEASVKTKTVSSSTGGGGKRSAQEVSPGPGKESTSSHPVPPAPKVSKIGFGLISQPIKKPAPISIKLGASKPKEPVPVPAKKPALASVFNVDSDDSEEEMPAEAKMRMKNIGRETPTSAGPNSFNKGKQGFSDHQKLWERKLKSQTDTDQ
- the LOC120037619 gene encoding PEST proteolytic signal-containing nuclear protein-like isoform X2 — protein: MADYNKHSSKRLSDDGGPEEKEASVKTKTVSSSTGGGGKRSAQEVSPGPGKESTSSHPVPPAPKVSKIGFGLISQPIKKPAPISIKLGASKPKEPVPVPAKKPALASVFNVDSDDSEEEMPAEAKMRMKNIGRETPTSAGPNSFNKGKQGFSDHQKLWERKLKSQTDTDQ